In Nitrospirae bacterium YQR-1, a single window of DNA contains:
- a CDS encoding PAS domain S-box protein → MAKGRVFIVDDEVIISHDMKVTLMGLGYDVVGLAATGQDAIDRASELRPDLILMDIKLIGDIDGIEAATEIQHHYDIPVIFITSYSDDQLLKRAKVTGPFGYILKPFDDRALYAAIEMALFKHGMEKKLKESAERYALASRAGDIGIWDWDIDTGDVFIDANLKKMAGYGGDEIENSMKALYSLINPDDVDYFKSELLKAMDKCLSNFEIKHRLKHKDGSTLWMLARGKIYCGREGKPTRVMCSDMDISKLTAIEKTLKDTVIKEIKQKEFFKAMFERNVAGIIITEINGKIINSNTTFQKMLGYKPKDIIGRFVYDLTHPEDIETAKNYFNEILAGYRNHYTMESRYLRKTGGYCWGQITVSLIYGVESSPANLLYIVEDIQRKKELEEQFQKKNMEIDLILNSIPAGIWVLDKAGIIVSANRGAVEETGSPLDEQKGKPFFEVFSENGNAAISNFIKAGKPHRNITLCRRLPSGEIRHFCVDGIPYTDAGGSVSGAVVYAYPEAVNHDNDTAVPTLSNE, encoded by the coding sequence TCTTATGGATATAAAGCTCATCGGTGATATTGACGGTATAGAGGCGGCAACTGAAATCCAGCACCATTATGATATACCTGTAATATTTATAACATCCTATTCAGACGATCAATTGTTAAAGAGGGCAAAAGTAACGGGACCGTTTGGTTACATCCTCAAACCATTTGATGACAGGGCGCTTTATGCCGCAATAGAGATGGCCCTTTTTAAGCATGGTATGGAAAAAAAATTGAAGGAAAGCGCTGAGCGTTATGCTTTGGCCTCAAGAGCAGGGGATATCGGGATATGGGATTGGGACATAGACACGGGGGATGTGTTTATTGACGCTAATCTGAAAAAAATGGCAGGCTATGGGGGCGATGAGATTGAAAACTCGATGAAAGCTCTCTACAGTCTTATCAATCCTGATGATGTTGACTACTTTAAAAGCGAATTACTAAAAGCAATGGATAAATGCCTATCGAATTTTGAAATCAAACACAGACTAAAACACAAAGACGGCTCAACTCTGTGGATGCTTGCAAGAGGTAAAATATACTGCGGCAGGGAAGGCAAGCCAACTCGTGTTATGTGTTCCGATATGGACATATCTAAACTTACAGCCATAGAGAAAACGCTTAAGGATACCGTTATAAAAGAAATCAAACAGAAAGAGTTTTTTAAAGCAATGTTTGAAAGAAACGTGGCCGGCATTATTATTACAGAAATAAACGGTAAGATTATTAATTCAAATACCACATTTCAGAAAATGCTTGGTTATAAACCTAAGGATATTATAGGGCGGTTTGTTTATGATCTTACCCACCCTGAAGATATAGAAACGGCAAAAAATTATTTTAATGAAATCTTAGCCGGCTACAGAAACCACTACACAATGGAATCGCGTTATTTGAGAAAAACCGGTGGATATTGTTGGGGGCAGATAACAGTGTCGCTTATTTACGGGGTTGAGAGTTCCCCTGCCAATCTGCTGTATATAGTGGAGGACATCCAGAGGAAAAAGGAGCTGGAGGAGCAATTTCAGAAGAAAAACATGGAAATAGACCTTATTTTAAATTCAATACCGGCCGGAATCTGGGTTTTAGACAAAGCCGGAATCATTGTAAGTGCTAACAGGGGTGCGGTAGAGGAAACAGGCTCTCCTTTGGATGAGCAAAAGGGAAAGCCGTTTTTTGAGGTTTTTAGTGAAAACGGAAATGCAGCAATCTCCAATTTTATAAAAGCGGGTAAGCCCCACCGTAATATCACATTGTGCAGGCGGCTGCCATCAGGTGAGATCAGGCATTTTTGCGTTGACGGCATTCCTTATACTGATGCCGGAGGCAGTGTTTCCGGTGCCGTAGTCTATGCCTATCCTGAGGCGGTAAATCATGACAACGATACTGCCGTCCCTACTCTCTCTAATGAGTAG